A stretch of Oncorhynchus mykiss isolate Arlee chromosome 12, USDA_OmykA_1.1, whole genome shotgun sequence DNA encodes these proteins:
- the LOC118937812 gene encoding serine-aspartate repeat-containing protein I-like gives MPMSGLEKGTVRDLDSDSTSGDSDSDSTSGDLDLDSTSGDSDLDSTSGDLDLDLTSGDLDVDSTSGDLDSDSTSGDLDSDSTSGDSDLDSTSGDLDSDSTSGDSDSDTTSGDSDSDSTSGDSDSDSTSGDFDLDSTSGDFDLDSTSGDLDLDSTSGDLDLDSTSVVTWIWNSPSGDLDLDSTSGDLDSDSTSGDSDSDSTSGDFDSDLTSGGSDSDSNSGDSDSDSTSGDSDSDSTSGDLDSDSTGGDFESDSTGGDFDLDSTSGDFHSDLTSGDFDLDSTSGDLDLDSTSVLTRIQTQNSGDLDSDSTGGDLDLDSTSGDSDLDSTSGELDLDSTSGDLDSDSTSGDLDLDSTSGDLDLDLTSGDLDVDSTSGDLDSDSTSGDLDSDSTSGDSDLDSTSGDLDSDSTSGDSDSDTTSGDSDSDSTSGDSDSDSTSGDFDLDSTSGDFDLDSTSGDSDSDSTSGDLDLDSTSGDSDLDSTSGELDLDSTSGDLDSDSTSGDLDLDSTSGDLDLDLTSGDLDVDSTSGDLDSDSTSGDLDSDSTSGDSDLDSTSGDLDSDSTSGDSDSDTTSGDSDSDSTSGDSDSDSTSGDFDLDSTSGDFDLDSTSGDLDLDSTSGDLDLDSTSVVTWIWNSPSGDLDLDSTSGDLDSDSTSGDSDSDSTSGDFDSDLTSGGSDSDSNSGDSDSDSTSGDSDSDSTSGDLDSDSTGGDFESDSTGGDFDLDSTSGDFHSDLTSGDFDLDSTSGDLDLDSTSVLTRIQTQNSGDLDSDSTGGDFDLDSTSGDFHSDLTSGDFDLDSTSGDLDLDSTSGDSYSDSTSGDSDSDSTSGDLDSDSTGGDFESDSTGGDFDLDSTSGDFHSDLTSGDFDLDSTSGDLDSDSTSGDSDSDTTSGDSDSDSTSGDSDSDSTSGDFDLDSTSGDFDLDSTSGDLDLDSTSGDLDLDSTSVLIWIWNSPSGDLDLDSTSGDLDSDSTSGDSDSDSTSGDFDSDLTSGGSDSDSNSGDSDSDSTSGDSDSDSTSGDLDSDSTGGDFESDSTGGDFDLDSTGGEFDLDSTSGDSDSDSTSGDFDLDSTSGDSDLDSTSGDLDLDSTSGDLDLDPTSGDLDLDSTSGDSDSDSTSVVTWIWDSPSGDLDVDSTSGDSDSDSTSGDLDSDSTSGDLDSDSTSGDSDSDSTSGDLDLDSTSGDLDSDSTSGDSDSDSTSGDFDLDSISGDFDLDSPSGDLDLDSTSGDLDSDTTSGDLDLDSTSGDLDLDSTSGDLDSDTTGGDFDLDSTGGEFDLDSTSGDSDSDSTSGDFDSDSTSGDLDSDSTSGDSDSDSTSGYSDSDSTSGDSDSDSTSGDSDSDSTSGDFDVDSTSGDFHSDLTSVDFDLDSTSGDLDLDSTSGDS, from the exons ATGCCCATGAGTGGACTGGAGAAAGGCACTGTGAGAGACTTGGATTCGGACTCGACCAGTGGTGACTCGGATTCGGACTCGACCAGTGGTGACTTGGATTTGGACTCGACCAGTGGTGACTCGGATTTGGACTCGACCAGTGGTGACTTGGATTTGGACTTGACCAGTGGTGACTTGGATGTGGACTCGACCAGTGGTGACTTGGATTCGGACTCGACCAGTGGTGACTTGGATTCGGACTCAACCAGTGGTGACTCGGATTTGGACTCAACCAGTGGTGACTTGGATTCGGACTCAACCAGTGGTGACTCGGATTCGGACACGACCAGTGGTGACTCGGATTCGGACTCGACCAGTGGTGACTCGGATTCGGACTCGACCAGTGGTGACTTTGATTTGGACTCGACTAGTGGTGACTTTGATTTGGACTCGACCAGTGGTGACTTGGATTTGGACTCGACCAGTGGTGACTTGGATTTGGACTCGACCAGTG TGGTGACTTGGATTTGGAACTCGCCCAGTGGTGACTTGGATTTGGACTCAACCAGTGGTGACTTGGATTCGGACTCGACCAGTGGTGACTCGGATTCGGACTCAACCAGTGGTGACTTTGATTCGGACTTGACCAGTGGTGGCTCGGATTCAGACTCAAACAGTGGTGACTCGGATTCGGACTCGACCAGTGGTGACTCGGATTCAGACTCGACCAGTGGTGACTTGGATTCGGACTCAACCGGTGGTGACTTTGAGTCGGACTCGACCGGTGGTGACTTTGATTTGGACTCGACTAGTGGTGACTTTCATTCGGACTTGACCAGTGGTGACTTTGATTTGGACTCGACCAGTGGTGACTTGGATTTGGACTCGACTAGTG TGTTGACTCGGATTCAGACTCAAAACAGTGGTGACTTGGATTCGGACTCGACCGGTGGTGACTTGGATTTGGACTCGACCAGTGGTGACTCGGATTTGGACTCGACCAGTGGTGAGTTGGATTTGGACTCGACTAGTGGTGACTTGGATTCGGACTCGACCAGTGGTGACTTGGATTTGGACTCGACCAGTGGTGACTTGGATTTGGACTTGACCAGTGGTGACTTGGATGTGGACTCGACCAGTGGTGACTTGGATTCGGACTCGACCAGTGGTGACTTGGATTCGGACTCAACCAGTGGTGACTCGGATTTGGACTCAACCAGTGGTGACTTGGATTCGGACTCAACCAGTGGTGACTCGGATTCGGACACGACCAGTGGTGACTCGGATTCGGACTCGACCAGTGGTGACTCGGATTCGGACTCGACCAGTGGTGACTTTGATTTGGACTCGACTAGTGGTGACTTTGATTTGGACTCGACCAGTGGTGACTCGGATTCGGACTCGACCAGTGGTGACTTGGATTTGGACTCGACCAGTGGTGACTCGGATTTGGACTCGACCAGTGGTGAGTTGGATTTGGACTCGACTAGTGGTGACTTGGATTCGGACTCGACCAGTGGTGACTTGGATTTGGACTCGACCAGTGGTGACTTGGATTTGGACTTGACCAGTGGTGACTTGGATGTGGACTCGACCAGTGGTGACTTGGATTCGGACTCGACCAGTGGTGACTTGGATTCGGACTCAACCAGTGGTGACTCGGATTTGGACTCAACCAGTGGTGACTTGGATTCGGACTCAACCAGTGGTGACTCGGATTCGGACACGACCAGTGGTGACTCGGATTCGGACTCGACCAGTGGTGACTCGGATTCGGACTCGACCAGTGGTGACTTTGATTTGGACTCGACTAGTGGTGACTTTGATTTGGACTCGACCAGTGGTGACTTGGATTTGGACTCGACCAGTGGTGACTTGGATTTGGACTCGACCAGTG TGGTGACTTGGATTTGGAACTCGCCCAGTGGTGACTTGGATTTGGACTCAACCAGTGGTGACTTGGATTCGGACTCGACCAGTGGTGACTCGGATTCGGACTCAACCAGTGGTGACTTTGATTCGGACTTGACCAGTGGTGGCTCGGATTCAGACTCAAACAGTGGTGACTCGGATTCGGACTCGACCAGTGGTGACTCGGATTCAGACTCGACCAGTGGTGACTTGGATTCGGACTCAACCGGTGGTGACTTTGAGTCGGACTCGACTGGTGGTGACTTTGATTTGGACTCGACTAGTGGTGACTTTCATTCGGACTTGACCAGTGGTGACTTTGATTTGGACTCGACCAGTGGTGACTTGGATTTGGACTCGACTAGTG TGTTGACTCGGATTCAGACTCAAAACAGTGGTGACTTGGATTCGGACTCGACCGGTGGTGACTTTGATTTGGACTCGACTAGTGGTGACTTTCATTCGGACTTGACCAGTGGTGACTTTGATTTGGACTCGACCAGTGGTGACTTGGATTTGGACTCGACTAGTGGTGACTCTTATTCGGACTCGACCAGTGGTGACTCGGATTCAGACTCGACCAGTGGTGACTTGGATTCGGACTCAACCGGTGGTGACTTTGAGTCGGACTCGACCGGTGGTGACTTTGATTTGGACTCGACTAGTGGTGACTTTCATTCGGACTTGACCAGTGGTGACTTTGATTTGGACTCAACCAGTGGTGACTTGGATTCGGACTCGACCAGTGGTGACTCGGATTCGGACACGACCAGTGGTGACTCGGATTCGGACTCGACCAGTGGTGACTCGGATTCGGACTCGACCAGTGGTGACTTTGATTTGGACTCGACTAGTGGTGACTTTGATTTGGACTCGACCAGTGGTGACTTGGATTTGGACTCGACCAGTGGTGACTTGGATTTGGACTCGACCAGTG TGTTGATTTGGATTTGGAACTCGCCCAGTGGTGACTTGGATTTGGACTCAACCAGTGGTGACTTGGATTCGGACTCGACCAGTGGTGACTCGGATTCGGACTCAACCAGTGGTGACTTTGATTCGGACTTGACCAGTGGTGGCTCGGATTCAGACTCAAACAGTGGTGACTCGGATTCAGACTCGACCAGTGGTGACTCGGATTCAGACTCGACCAGTGGTGACTTGGATTCGGACTCAACCGGTGGTGACTTTGAGTCGGACTCGACCGGTGGTGACTTTGATTTGGACTCGACCGGTGGAGAGTTTGATTTGGACTCAACCAGTGGTGACTCAGATTCGGACTCGACCAGTGGTGACTTTGATTTGGACTCGACCAGTGGTGACTCGGATTTGGACTCGACCAGTGGTGACTTGGATTTGGACTCGACCAGTGGTGACTTGGATTTGGACCCGACCAGTGGTGACTTGGATTTGGACTCGACCAGTGGTGACTCGGATTCGGACTCGACCAGTG TGGTGACTTGGATTTGGGACTCGCCCAGTGGTGACTTGGATGTGGACTCGACCAGTGGTGACTCGGATTCGGACTCAACCAGTGGTGACTTGGATTCGGACTCAACCAGTGGTGACTTGGATTCGGACTCAACCAGTGGTGACTCAGATTCGGACTCGACCAGTGGTGACTTGGATTTGGACTCGACCAGTGGTGACTTGGATTCGGACTCAACCAGTGGTGACTCGGATTCGGACTCGACCAGTGGTGACTTTGATTTGGACTCGATTAGTGGTGACTTTGATTTGGACTCGCCCAGTGGTGACTTGGATTTGGACTCGACCAGTGGTGACTTGGATTCGGACACGACCAGTGGTGACTTGGATTTGGACTCGACCAGTGGTGACTTGGATTTGGACTCGACCAGTGGTGACTTGGATTCGGACACGACCGGTGGTGACTTTGATTTGGACTCGACCGGTGGAGAGTTTGATTTGGACTCAACCAGTGGTGACTCAGATTCGGACTCGACCAGTGGTGACTTTGATTCGGACTCAACCAGTGGTGACTTGGATTCGGACTCAACCAGTGGTGACTCAGATTCGGACTCGACCAGTGGTTACTCGGATTCGGACTCGACCAGTGGTGACTCGGATTCGGACTCAACCAGTGGTGACTCGGATTCGGACTCGACCAGTGGTGACTTTGATGTGGACTCGACTAGTGGTGACTTTCATTCGGACTTGACCAGTGTTGACTTTGATTTGGACTCGACCAGTGGTGACTTGGATTTGGACTCGACTAGTGGTGACTCTTAG